AAAGAGTATCAAATCAGATAAAAactaaagaacaaaataacCTTGATCCGAAGTGATACTAAGttaaattcaaatctaaaagaTCAAGTAGTGCCAAGATACAAATTCGCAAATTAGTGAGTTTATACAGGGGGAGACATAAAGAGAgcattcaatttttcaatatattgaaAAAGATCCTAAAGTTCTTCCAtgttcataaaatataaatttgacatACTAAATATTTAGAACAAGAAAAAGGCAGCAAGTAGATAATTtagcaaaagaaaatgaattctaGCAGTGATTCCGATCTCACCTCTTGACCTGGCTCTAGCTTAATTTTCAGAAGCTTATGACCTGCTTCCTCAAAATCAACACTAGACATAATCGTTAAGTATATTGTCCTTCGAAGATTGACAAGATTTGTCTCTGTTTCATCTTTTATTTGCATCTgttcttcatcctcttcatcaGACTCatcctcttcatcttcatcatctgaCTCAGCATCCATGCCTTCCTCTTCATCCTCGGATTCCTCACCCAGCATTGATTTCTTCAACTCTTCATACCGCTTCTCATTCTCCAGGAAATTGGGGTCTGGCTTGAATATATctgagaaaaaacaaaaatagaatataaagaaatcaaaatgaCCAGTGACCACAACCAATCAAAGAAGAAACATATACAAACttcccaaaataaaatataccaAGGGAAATCTCAGGATCTATCTCTTCATCCAAGGACACTTCATGAGTTAACTGATCTTCCTGCTCCACAAGATCTAGCTCAGGTCGAACAGCTGGGTAGCCCTGTTAAAGCAATGCAACCATTGTAACACATTCTTTAAAGTACTCCTTTATTTACAAAAGTATGTCTTATTATATTAATGTGTCATTCCTATCACAAACCATAAAAAGTACCTGAAACTTCGCTTTTCTTATTGCAAACAAGCCTTCAATCAGAAACTGAACACGTTTGTCAATTTCTCCTTCATGAAGAATCCCACGAAAACGCTCAAAGATACCtgcaaattattaaatattatttactaacCACGAGCGAGAAAACTCACATGGAGCTTTTAGTAATAAACGACAATATTacagtttttatattttaaacaagaATTGCTTGCCCCACACAAGGTAAATAAGGGATTCATCAGTAGATTGTTCCACTTCTAAATCCTTCTCTTGAAGGGTTGTTTTGgattgtgttgtttatttattgtttgtttgcttACACCTACCTTCCAATGCACTCTTTTCCCCAATTGTTGGCAGTCTTCAAGCATAAATTTTATCTGTCCATAAATGTTTGGCAATCATTATTGTTGTGTTGGTGTGTGACCATTGGATGTTGTCAATTATTTGTACAAGTACACCATATTTTCACCGGATTATTTTAAGTTTCACATTTTAACAACTCACGATACCAGACaaactaattttcatttcttgcaaCCATATATTATCTAGCACTCCTGCAAGTCACCTTTGATCTAActtgtttctttaatttctcCAGCCTCAATCTCTAACACGATTTCATGCAACTGGAATCTTAAAACCCTTGATTCCAGTCTGCCCCTCTTTTGCAGGTGAGGTAATCTTAACCCGAGCATCATTTACTTTTATCTCTAACGTGCTATCCTAGAGTAGTTAATACCACCAAGCAGACGAAAAAAGGGTTTATAATGTAAAAGGAAGTGCAATAGGAAACAATATAAGACAAATGCCAAAGTcgttatcaaattttaaaaataaaaacctaagCACACAGTTGCCATATAGTTTGAGGGAATACTCACCATGAAGACCCTTAGGTGAGAGATCCTGCAGTATTGAACCACATTCTGTCACAAAACCAACAGCTACTTCAACACTATCGTCAGTAGGTTTCTCGAGCAAAACTGTGAGTAACTCAAGAGCAATGATCTCATGAGCTACTTGCTGATTCACCAGATGCCCTATAAATTTAACAGCTGCTAGTAATTGAGGCTATCAATGatgaaaacaaacaaagaaaaaaacaaatcagaaGCATaacaaaagacaaataaaagaaaattagaagaaacaaaattgatctctgaataagaataataatcaCATACTTTGTCATTCCGCTTATAAGCCCTCTTAAGCTGCAAAACAATCCTTCTAAGCAAAAGATCCCCCACCTCGGGAAACTTTGTATTAACAACAGCAACCAAGGCAGCAAAAACATCTGTAAATCCCGGAGATGCCATCTGTGACTTCATACATGACCGACAAAAAAGTCCCCTTCCCCTGATCAGGTTTTCCGAAAACAATTCaggaattatattttttatgtttgtagCATTAACCTTATTTACAAGCCCGTTTATGCTCTTTCTCAGAGCATCCCACGTTAACCTTTGATATTCTACACTACTTTTATCCTGAACTTCTTTCATCATCATCGCCATCTTAAAGGGGGGAATGTAAACACCTCCACTCTTGCCCAAATTAGATGCATCACCATTCAGGTTACCTCCAGGGATAGTTGTCTGTCGTTGAGGATTTGCATCTCTAACAGTTCTCCCAtttccattctctttcttcctaCTTTCTTCTTGCTGCTTGCTCACACCCTTATCCCTGTGGTTGCGCTCATTGTCATCATCCCGTCTCCTATCCCTGTCATCATTTCTTCGTCTCCTATCACTATCCCTCTCTGATTTCCTTGCTAGCTCAATGTGATCTTCTTCTGAATCATGCCGTCCACGGCGATCAACAATTCTACTTCTGTTTTCCTCCCCTCCTCGCCATCTATCCCTGTGATGCAATCTATGACTCTCTTTCTCCCCTCGCCATCTATCCCTGTGATGCAATCTATGACTCTCTTTCTCCCCTCGCCTTTCACTCTGACCATTCACTCGACGAGAATCCCTATCACCCCGGCTATCTCCTTCAGCATCTCTTCCCCCACGTCTATCATAATCCTGCGGCAGCCTCTCATCCTCTCCCTTCTCTTCACTAACTCTCTTTTTATTCACAATCTGACCCTCCTCCTCTGAGCTCTCCGACTTCTCCTTTCTCTCCCTACTCCTACTTTTTTTATCACTCCCCATTCCATCATCCCTCTCAGCTCCATTTCTCTCTTCCCCCGAGTTACTTCCATCACTATTATCCCTGCGGTGACCAGAACTCTTCCTACCACTCCTACCACCACGCCGATACATATCCCTTTCGTCATCCTCAGATTCGCGGCCACTGCGTCTCCTCACATCATCTTCACTCGACTCGCCGCTACTGCTGCGTCTTCTGGCCATGTCAAACCCTAATTCAATCCAACATAAGTTAAATCCACAATCAAAAAACACGGGGAATACACAAAATTGCGGTAATTTCACCGCCAAACTgcttaaaattgtaaaatgaagTGTTAATGGGAAAACGAAACAAAAATCACAATAGAAAACCCTACGTAATAcagtgaaaaagaagagaacaatTGAACAGCCAAAACACGAACCTTAGGTCGTCACAGAGAACCGAAAAGTTGAGTGAAAGAACTCGATGGAATCTTTGCAGAGATGTGTTAGGTTTATGTTTTGAAAGAAAGATGTGAAACGAAAGAGATGGCGGTTGTTTTGCAGAGGTTCTTAGGTTTAAGTTTTCAGAAAGGTGGACGTTGATGAATGATTTGTAAAATTACGGATTTCAGATAAATTAATCCGTGGTATACCTAAATCACgtgtatattaattattatatatattatatataattttataggtTAAACTCCTTGTTGATATTTTTGTGGgtttttattagtttgattttcttttaattagaattttcaatttagtcttaaaaaatgaaaaattgaattaattggCTTTTGTTAAATTGGCATGACTTGAGATGTTGATGTGACCAACTTTTTAAATGTGGCATTCTTTACATTGTATAAttggaatatataaaaaaaattttgaaaattgaaactcaaattagggttcatcatcttcaaccttacatttcatcatcttcaaccttaACAATTGATGTACATCACAAAATTTGGTTTTCATGAAATTAAACACCACCAGATTAAGGTTTAGTAAAATCAAATTAGGTTCGAGATTGGAGTTAAAGGCGTTAATGACATCTCCCGAAAACAGTTCATCTCAAGTTCACCACCATTGTTTTCCTCTGAAGCGATGTGAGGGGTTTGGGGGTGTCGAGGTCGATTATTTGGGGTTTAGAGTCGAATTCGAAAAGGAGTAATTAAATTTGAGGTGGAGGAGCTCAGTGAGGTAGTGATCGAAGGAAAGGCAAGAATCAAAGGAAGAAGATTGAGAAGGGCTTTGATTGGTTTGATTAAATTGGAAGGAATGTTGTTTATTTTGGGGAGTGATGATGGAGAGAGTTCACCTAAAATATGCAACTTGATGCGATTCAAAGCTGAAACTTCAGCTACGTTGGCAATGCTTGGTAGTATTGGTCTGATGAAGTGGATTTGGGGTTCATTACAATTAGAGATGGTGGTGCTTCGTAGGTTCCATGGAGATTCGAAAGTCTCGCGTTTTGTGTCCAACGCGATTTAGGGTTCGTGGATAATTTGGGGATTTTCAGATTTGTGATTCTGTTAGGTTTCAAATGGTTTAATGGAGAAGAAAATAGATGATGATGAGTTTGGTTGTGGCACGAAGAGCTTGAGCGTTGGTTACGTTGGCCATGGTGGCAATTTGCCCTCGTAGTACGGAATAGAAGGAGATGAAATAAAACGAGCATGACGAAgtcatgattttgattttgtgtttacTTGATTGCAAGTTGATGGTGCACGACGAAGATGATGGTGGTTGTGAGGCACGATTGGGTTCTCTGATGATGGTTATTGTTGTGTAATGTGCAGAAATTACAGATGCTACAATGAAAGCTGAATTTAAGGTCTGGATGATGGACAGTGAAGATGATTTCTAGGTGGTGCTTGACTGTAATGGAAgatgactttttttaaaaaaaaaaatgatcaaaattttaaaatgttcttAAATTCCATGTAGAGCTCTATGAATGCCATGTTTAAAAACTTGCCACATCAACTTTCCACGTCAACTTTCCACCTCATAAAAAACGTAACCTTGTTAAGCCAATTTAATGGCAGAGGCCCAATTGACTCAAATTAGCATTTCTTAGAACTAAATTGAAGATTCTAATAAAATGGGGATCGAACTGGGAAAAACCCACAAAAATAGGAACAACTAAAGGAATTTAACCTTATCTATACTATTATAAAGAGATttctgtaattttattttatattttatataattttttaaaattaaattaattgtattactattttattttttaacttgacaatggtttaaattaattatttcttttatttgattttttaaaaaatttaattattttttaaactaaaataatcatttataacaaatatattaaaaatatttatatttatttttaaatttataataatatttttagtgttATATGATaacacaatttatatatatatatatatatatatatatatatatatatatatatatatatatatatatatatatatNNNNNNNNNNNNNNNNNNNNNNNNNNNNNNNNNNNNNNNNNNNNNNNNNNNNNNNNNNNNNNNNNNNNNNNNNNNNNNNNNNNNNNNNNNNNNNNNNNNNNNNNNNNNNNNNNNNNNNNNNNNNNNNNNNNNNNNNNNNNNNNNNNNNNNNNNNNNNNNNNNNNNNNNNNNNNNNNNNNNNNNNNNNNNNNNNNNNNNNNNNNNNNNNNNNNNNNNNNNNNNNNNNNNNNNNNNNNNNNNNNNNNNNNNNNNNNNNNNNNNNNNNNNNNNNNNNNNNNNNNNNNNNNNNNNNNNNNNNNNNNNNNNNNNNNNNNNNNNNNNNNNNNNNNNNNNNNNNNNNNNNNNNNNNNNNNNNNNNNNNNNNNNNNNNNNNNNNNNNNNNNNNNNNNNNNNNNNNNNNNNNNNNNNNNNNNNNNNNNNNNNNNNNNNNNNNNNNNNNNNNNNNNNNNNNNNNNNNNNNNNNNNNNNNNNNNNNNNNNNNNNNNNNNNNNNNNNNNNNNNNNNNNNNNNNNNNNNNNNNNNNNNNNNNNNNNNNNNNNNNNNNNNNNNNNNNNNNNNNNNNNNNNNNNNNNNNNNNNNNNNNNNNNNNNNNNNNNNNNNNNNNNNNNNNNNNNNNNNNNNNNNNNNNNNNNNNNNNNNNNNNNNNNNNNNNNNNNNNNNNNNNNNNNNNNNNNNNNNNNNNNNNNNNNNNNNNNNNNNNNNNNNNNNNNNNNNNNNNNNNNNNNNNNNNNNNNNNNNNNNNNNNNNNNNNNNNNNNNNNNNNNNNNNNNNNNNNNNNNNNNNNNNNNNNNNNNNNNNNNNNNNNNNNNNNNNNNNNNNNNNNNNNNNNNNNNNNNNNNNNNNNNNNNNNNNNNNNNNNNNNNNNNNNNNNNNNNNNNNNNNNNNNNNNNNNNNNNNNNNNNNNNaacaaatcacaagttttcatacctaggtatccaatattttgtgatttgttaacggaaggtgttatgaacaacaaattacttaatgaaaaacttgttatTTGTTAAGggataggactgatttgatacatttttcatatcatagggactaaaggttggcatttttaaaagcggagactaaactgaacatcagaacttaacttagggaccaaaaaaggatttaaacctatcttttaatttgtaaatatatctAGTATATAACAAtatccaaaaaatatatttagaatatctaatattatctaattaaataatataaaactacaattatatatatatatatatatatatatatatatatatatatataatattactatAACCAACTCAAAGcatgataaaatcataatttcatattcttaaataaaaaagttattataaatatcaacCTTGCACGTAaaataaataaggtttaatatcatttttggtccctatttttgttagcTTTATTCGATGTGAGActcgtttttttttcaaatgttcaatgtagtcccttatataataatttatgtttaattttgttcttttggCTAACGATATTTAAATCGTTAACAACTAAATGTCCAAATACCCAACCAGTGAATGACATGGTAGTTAATGACTGACGTGGACACTTAAAGGCATAATGATGTGGATTTATGTTATTTGGAATTGATTTTCTGAAATTTAATGAAACCCATAGTGACGTTGGGGCTGGatttgaaattagggtttttaccTTTCTTCTATGACCgttttctttttgtcatttCCAGGTTAAACAATATTCTTCCCAATCTTCATGGTTGATTAGGTATGTCTGCTTCATAATCTTCGTCTTGTTGCAATAACTGTGGGCATAAAAGTTGTCATTCCTCTCATGGTGGTGGTTCAAGGGGGTAGGGATAATCCCTATTTGCAATTGTGGTGAGATGATAGTAGTAAAAATGGCAAAAACTTCAAAGAGTGCTGGAAGACAATTTTGGGGTTGTCGTAACTACAAGGTAATATGAATAAaagcatttttaattaaacccTGTTTTCGTAATTAACATTGTGTTTgaagtgtttgtttttttattaataacataGTGGATATGCTAATGTGATGTCTTGTAACTATTTCAAGTAGTGCAATGAAGAATATGTTGATGAAAGGGATGTTATCATTGAAGACAAAGTAGGAAGATTTATGATATGGAGAATTCAGTGAAAGCTTTGAAGAAAAGAATGCAATTATTAGTAGCAATCGTGTGTGTTCTTAGTGTAGTGAACATACTTAAGTTTTGTGTGTGTTTAGGTTGATGTATTGTgtgtgttagcaaaatgatgaagatgaagttttgatgatgtccaaatcaagtaaagagaaatcaagattcaagaagatgTTATAAAGACTTGTATTGCAATGAAaagcttttataaaaattgtagaTCAGTgtctaggacttagattttcagTGGTTTTGATTCTTTGTACtttcatattaatatataattgatgtcCAAAGTCAAAATCAcaatgttttaatcaattaaaactagtattaatcgattaaaatgagtaaaatttgaaaactcaaacttttgatgatttaatagatgaaaataccttttaatctattagttaatcgattaaaataccttttaattgattaaaggtgatcgttggagttttctagccattaaaactagccgttgtactcattttaatcgattaacaataatattaatcaattaatagcGTTAAATGGTTGGAAATGAAGAATtaaagagtatttgcttgagtctataattAGGCTCTCATttttcatcaacaacaacttttCCCTTGTGCTCTAGAACTCAGAAATCATTGAGAAACTCTTGTTTGTGGTGCTGCTACGGTGATAAAGGGATagccggttcatccttggtgcatctgaggaggtgtttggaagaggaagtcatccttcgtgaagtattcggaggaagtgtttcatccttcatcctttgtgaagactcaaaggaggtgtaggttcatcctttgtgaagtaTTTGAAGgaagtgtttcatcctttgtgaagactcaaaggaggtgcgGGTTCATCTCTTGCGGTATCAAGAAAGGTGTTTTCTAAACTTTTGCAAATTgcttctttgtgattgtaatttgtaattgttttgtgattagtgaactgtttatcttgttttgagataggtgtaacatcccaaaaatatagattaaaactATACTAAGGagttaacatataataatatgacAGGACAATTATAGGATCCATAATATTAGTTCTGGATATCTAAAATacccataaaatttaaaattgtaccAGTTCTAAGAGTCTTATACAATTTAAAAGCTCAAACCGAACTGTTCTAGATTTAAACGAAATAATAAATGACCTATTGATCGAACGGTCCTGCACTAGCTTTAGGATTCTTACTCTCCAGTGCTTCCTCCAGTGGACACTCATCGTCTTTTGCTCACACCCACAAGATGATCATCACAGTGAAGAGAACGACCGAACAACTATAAAAGACAACACAGAAAAATGCAGGGTaagattatgtaatttaattaatcatactATCATTCAGATTAATCTATATCATACAGAAACCATGCATACATTTCACATAAGGACCGAACGTATAAACAAGTAATGACCGACCATTTGACTCGACTCATCCGGATTGTATGAATTGTGTAGTTAGACGTTTTAGCACCCAGGTGGTGTAGTAGCTGGGATGCCtgttaagcccctgacaagtgtaccagatcgttatcaagtaatataaacggtaagaccgagtatcattctcccaaaggactcagtggcctagacgttcgtgtgatttgatcgcataagacttgaaagaagaataatttgtagtgttgatgcaaaaccaaatttaaacatgcaaatgcaaattgaatcagttggcaaataagactatgaattaatggagttgttggggtttacaatttcatctttatccaccctcttatatctactatttttattaaattcgctttattatcaatgtcatgcagctttctaatctactctaaacccgattcctcggcgaagagagcctattagtaattactagtttaccattcctagtctctccagtaattaataacgcattattaacaga
This portion of the Vigna radiata var. radiata cultivar VC1973A unplaced genomic scaffold, Vradiata_ver6 scaffold_95, whole genome shotgun sequence genome encodes:
- the LOC106753047 gene encoding pre-mRNA-splicing factor CWC22 homolog isoform X2; translated protein: MARRRSSSGESSEDDVRRRSGRESEDDERDMYRRGGRSGRKSSGHRRDNSDGSNSGEERNGAERDDGMGSDKKSRSRERKEKSESSEEEGQIVNKKRVSEEKGEDERLPQDYDRRGGRDAEGDSRGDRDSRRVNGQSERRGEKESHRLHHRDRWRGGEENRSRIVDRRGRHDSEEDHIELARKSERDSDRRRRNDDRDRRRDDDNERNHRDKGVSKQQEESRKKENGNGRTVRDANPQRQTTIPGGNLNGDASNLGKSGGVYIPPFKMAMMMKEVQDKSSVEYQRLTWDALRKSINGLVNKVNATNIKNIIPELFSENLIRGRGLFCRSCMKSQMASPGFTDVFAALVAVVNTKFPEVGDLLLRRIVLQLKRAYKRNDKPQLLAAVKFIGHLVNQQVAHEIIALELLTVLLEKPTDDSVEVAVGFVTECGSILQDLSPKGLHGIFERFRGILHEGEIDKRVQFLIEGLFAIRKAKFQGYPAVRPELDLVEQEDQLTHEVSLDEEIDPEISLDIFKPDPNFLENEKRYEELKKSMLGEESEDEEEGMDAESDDEDEEDESDEEDEEQMQIKDETETNLVNLRRTIYLTIMSSVDFEEAGHKLLKIKLEPGQEMELCIMLLECCSQERTYLRYYGLLGQRFCMINKVHQENFEKCFVQQYSMIHRLETNKLRNVAKFFAHLLGTDALPWHVXSYIRLTEEDTTSSSRIFIKILFQELSEHLGIRLLNERLNDPTMQESFESIFPKDNPKNTRFCINFFTSIGLGGLTENLREYLKNMPRLIMQQQKQVSESESDDESGSSASSDSGTASSDTDSTSSDESDAEHDRRQRKRRRK
- the LOC106753047 gene encoding pre-mRNA-splicing factor CWC22 homolog isoform X1, whose amino-acid sequence is MARRRSSSGESSEDDVRRRSGRESEDDERDMYRRGGRSGRKSSGHRRDNSDGSNSGEERNGAERDDGMGSDKKSRSRERKEKSESSEEEGQIVNKKRVSEEKGEDERLPQDYDRRGGRDAEGDSRGDRDSRRVNGQSERRGEKESHRLHHRDRWRGEKESHRLHHRDRWRGGEENRSRIVDRRGRHDSEEDHIELARKSERDSDRRRRNDDRDRRRDDDNERNHRDKGVSKQQEESRKKENGNGRTVRDANPQRQTTIPGGNLNGDASNLGKSGGVYIPPFKMAMMMKEVQDKSSVEYQRLTWDALRKSINGLVNKVNATNIKNIIPELFSENLIRGRGLFCRSCMKSQMASPGFTDVFAALVAVVNTKFPEVGDLLLRRIVLQLKRAYKRNDKPQLLAAVKFIGHLVNQQVAHEIIALELLTVLLEKPTDDSVEVAVGFVTECGSILQDLSPKGLHGIFERFRGILHEGEIDKRVQFLIEGLFAIRKAKFQGYPAVRPELDLVEQEDQLTHEVSLDEEIDPEISLDIFKPDPNFLENEKRYEELKKSMLGEESEDEEEGMDAESDDEDEEDESDEEDEEQMQIKDETETNLVNLRRTIYLTIMSSVDFEEAGHKLLKIKLEPGQEMELCIMLLECCSQERTYLRYYGLLGQRFCMINKVHQENFEKCFVQQYSMIHRLETNKLRNVAKFFAHLLGTDALPWHVXSYIRLTEEDTTSSSRIFIKILFQELSEHLGIRLLNERLNDPTMQESFESIFPKDNPKNTRFCINFFTSIGLGGLTENLREYLKNMPRLIMQQQKQVSESESDDESGSSASSDSGTASSDTDSTSSDESDAEHDRRQRKRRRK